The Alphaproteobacteria bacterium genome contains a region encoding:
- a CDS encoding cation diffusion facilitator family transporter: MAHDHAHDHGTGHSHAPASFGAAFAIAAVLNVVLVIVQVIYGLSANSLALLADAGHNFGDCLGLVLAWGAHVLARRRPTARFTYGFGSASILSALVNAVTLLVATGGIAWEAIRRLSDPGEVAGGTVIIVAAAGIAVNGVSAWLLMAGRKGDLNIRGAFLHLVGDAAVSAAVVVAGVVILLTGWTVIDPIASLVVAAAILWSSWSLLRESFRLSLDAVPSGIEPEAVRAFLEGLPGVTSTHDLHIWAMSTTGTALTCHLVMPTGHPGDAFLANTCHELDHRFAISHATLQIEVGDADLCRLEPSQVV; this comes from the coding sequence ATGGCGCACGACCACGCACACGATCACGGTACGGGACACAGCCACGCGCCGGCCAGCTTCGGCGCCGCGTTTGCAATCGCAGCCGTGCTGAATGTCGTGCTGGTCATTGTGCAGGTCATCTACGGGCTCTCGGCGAACTCGCTCGCGCTGCTCGCCGACGCGGGACACAATTTCGGTGACTGCCTCGGTCTCGTGCTGGCGTGGGGTGCGCACGTTCTTGCGCGCCGGCGGCCAACTGCGCGCTTCACGTATGGCTTCGGATCGGCCTCGATTCTCTCCGCGCTGGTGAACGCCGTCACGCTGCTCGTCGCGACCGGCGGCATCGCCTGGGAGGCGATCCGACGGCTCTCCGATCCCGGCGAGGTCGCTGGCGGTACGGTGATCATCGTGGCGGCGGCCGGAATTGCCGTGAACGGCGTCTCGGCGTGGCTGCTGATGGCCGGCCGCAAGGGCGACCTGAACATCCGCGGCGCATTTCTGCACCTCGTCGGGGATGCGGCCGTGTCCGCCGCCGTTGTCGTCGCCGGTGTCGTGATTCTACTCACCGGATGGACCGTGATCGACCCGATCGCCAGCCTCGTGGTCGCGGCCGCGATCCTGTGGAGCTCATGGAGCCTGCTGCGCGAGTCCTTCCGCCTCTCGCTCGATGCAGTGCCGTCCGGCATCGAGCCTGAGGCAGTGCGCGCATTCCTGGAGGGCCTTCCCGGCGTCACGAGTACGCACGACCTGCACATCTGGGCGATGAGCACGACCGGCACCGCGCTGACCTGCCATCTTGTGATGCCTACCGGGCATCCGGGCGACGCATTTCTCGCGAACACGTGCCACGAACTCGACCATCGCTTCGCGATCAGCCATGCGACATTGCAGATCGAGGTCGGCGATGCCGATCTTTGCAGGCTGGAGCCGTCACAGGTCGTCTAG